The window AAAAGCGAATTTAGCTAAGGAGATTATGTCAAAGACACGTTGAATTGTCGGCATAGAAAAGTAGAGCATAGAATAAAGAACATGCATCTTATGATAAAGCACCATGTGTAAAAGATGCAACAAATGTGCATGGAGATAACGAGAAGACACCGAGTGATGTTATTGACACATCAAGTGATTAAGAGGAGCAATGGTTGGAGCACAATATTTTTCATACCAACTACACTCACAATTCATATCTTCCCACTTCTGGTGGGAATATATGATGATTCGAATAGACACGGGAAGCAAGGAGAACGTAGTCTCACAAGAAATAGTTGATAAGCAAAAACTAAAAGAACACAAACAACCATGTTTTTACTACATTCATTAGTTAAGGATAGGTGCTTAGCATTCTTCTCTATTGGATCCAAGTACAAGATAGAGGTGTTGCGGTGCAATGGGGTCCCTATGTATGAGTGTCAAATTTTTCTAGGGAGACCGTGGTTGTGGAACCAAGATATGGTGCATATGACTCAAGATAATACATATTACATCATTAAGTATAGTGTTAATATCACATTACACCCGATCAAGTAGCTTCCAGCCGCGATATGCCAAAATggttacataaaggtaatggttATAACCATTATGCACTACAGGGCCAAAATAGACACAACAACCATTAAATAAAAAACCCATAAAGGCCCCATAACAACCCCATGATGGTCcagaaaaagttttttttttccattaaaaaaggggccataacggccattatggtaATGGTCGTCGCAGCCAATATAATAATGGTAACGACAGTAgtcattatggccaccgttaccgtcaTGGAACACCTTGCTTCCAATAGGCAAATCTAATAAAGAGGGGTATAAATTGTTTGGCATGCATGCACaagttcaaaagaaaaagaaaaagaaaaaagagagagagagagagtgacaaaaaagaagagaggagaagatTAAGGAGAGAGAAGCCAATTTCCTAGAAGATACAAATTTATATCAACAACAAAAGATGTATAAAGAAGGCAACTAGGTTATGGTTTTCTCACGTTCAAAAAGGTACTCAAGGGGAACTTATCACAAGGTGAAGTCTAAGATCCATGCCTAATCAAGAGAAAGTTGGGAAACAACGTTTATGAGATCAAGTTACCGAGCGGCTTGGATATCTCAGCGACTTTCACATGGTTGATAAGTTTAAATATCAGGGCAAGGTGTCTGACGTGCAAGACAAAGTTATTGCTAATATGGGCCAAAAACTCCCGAGGAAAGAGGAAACGAAGTTGAACAAGTGTTGCACAAGGAGACGGCCTACAGCTCAACGAGGCCAATACAAGCAATATTTGATGAAAGTGAAGAACAAGCTCCCTTCTGAATGGACGTGGATCATGACTCACGAGCAACaaattgaaaaatattaaatCTAGGCCTTCACTCGTATGAAGCATCAAATTCACTGGGATCAAGTTCTCTCCAACGATGGGGGAATGATGTAGGATCAAAGCGCCCCCAATGGGGCCCAAAtgtgttgaatttagactatgtGCTGCCAGTTTTGGTGGCCAAAATTTTAGAGTATCATTTACTATTTTTTGGAAGATAAGAGGTGTCGATTTTGATGATATGGTTGTTGATTTTTGAAGACTCACAATTTGGGGGATGACTTTTTGGGTTTGTGTTGACTACTTCTAGGTCATTACAAATTGGCCAATCTTTGTAGGTAGCGTCAATATTATAAATATCTTAACTAATGATTCATAGGGATATCAAGGTGTCTTTTAGGGTCAATAAAGGGGGGTTGTTCTAGAAGGTAGGAGGCATTCAATTTTCTGAGTTTTGTGAGGTTTATTTAAGTATTTGTAACAAGTGAAGAATTTCCAATTTCAAAAAACTCCACATCCCTCTCTATTCAATATTCTTGTGGGTGTGTTCTTCATCCATTCTTGTGATTTAGGTTCTGAGAGATCTCAGTGATTCAATAATCATATTGCATCATATTGCCCAGTGACAAGTGATCTTCCCCTGATTGCCAGAACTTTTAGTTTATCTCCAAAATACAGCTTATAATGTTGACATCTATATTCTATTTGGGTCCCAACATCCCACCAGCAACTCTGCTTTCACCTCTAGTTCAAATTCCTACTGAAGTAGCTCTTATGACTAGGCAAGAGAGCATCATTATAAACAGAACTTTAGTCAAAATTTTCTAATCAACTTTCAATCAATGTGAATTAACATTATAACTAATGAAATGAGCAGcataaacaaaattaaaattggAAATATGATTTTCCTTGCTTGCATCTTACTTTTGAACCAGTACAGAAGCCAATGCATTTCGAAACTCAGAAGTAAATTCACACCCTCAGATTTACAAGAGCAAATGCTCAAACAAATCTAACCAAATACAATAATAGGAAAGAATATTAATAGCTAAAGAAGAGTGCTTCAAATCTAGTATAACAATAAGTAGTGAACAATGTATGCTGAGATCATTGGTATGTATCAACCCAAGACaccatcatgaaatgtgatgtccAACTTTTCAAGTGAAGAAAAAGGCCTTTTAGTGTATATCATGCGTATACTtcagaaacaaagaaaacattgAAAATGGCACCCAATTCAAGACACCAATTCTTCCCTTGGTAACTAATGGTATTGGCATACAATTAAACTTGAATTACCTTTTGTTGACACCAAAATATATCGAGAAATTATATGATCATTGACGCAAGGACATGCATAGTATACTCAGGAATCGTGATACATAATTAAGTGATTCAAACAATTGGTTTGTTAATGCATCAGATTGGACAACCTAACCTTCCAActtttggcctccaaaaaaatgGTCAGAAGAGAAATACCACaaccgtccacattcaactgaaatgTGAGGTTTGACCTGCCATGACCATGACACTTGAAGCCTTTTTGGGTAAATCATCTTCAGAAACAAAACAACACATTGAGAAAGGTATCCAGTTCAAGAAACCAATTCACAACTTGCTAACTTCAATATGGGCATACAATTAATATCCATTTATCCTATCACCAACATCAAAATAAGCAATCAAAAGGCAAAAAACATCAAGTAATTTCAATAATATCTCATTATGAAGCTTTCTTCCAACTATGGAAATGATGAAATGTACCAAATAAATATGGCATTTCAGAATCCACACAGCACATGAGAAGATCCTTGAAAAGCCAGCGATTGATTCTACCCACAAATTGGAAACACAATAATGTaaatcaaatgcatcacaattgATGATCAAAAACAAAAGGcattgcaaaataataataaaaatccacAAACCTGGAAGGATCTCCATGAGCAGCCAACCAGGGCTCGACCATTGATGACCCGAACCTGTCTGCAATATGCCGATGGACGTCCGATCTTCTCAGATCTGTGCTGCTTCCACGTGCATTCCCGAGCGACTTGCTACACTCCGCCAGATTTGCCTGCTTTCCCAACCAATTCAACACCTTCAGCCCATCCTCAAACGCTGCCGGATACCGATTCTCGGGTGCAAGTCTGTACCCCACTGCAAGCACGATCACATCACAGAGCTTGGCGATCCGCCTGCAGAAGAAATCATTGGCAGCCGAATCATTGCTGCCGGAGACGAACCCGCCACCGTGGAACTGCAGGATGACGGGCAGCTTCCGGCAGGTCTGGTGGTGgttcgagagagagggagagtaaccGCGGTAGATCGCGGGGTCCTGCTTGGGGTTGGGGATGTCAGAGTCGGGAGAGCCGCCACCATAGCTGCTGCGGCGGTACTGGTCGGAGCGGGACGCGGGCTTGGAGGCGGTGGAGGGGTCGTAGCTATTACGGCGGGAGATGTCAGGGGAGTggttgagatcgggagatcgGGAAGAGGGTCTGGAGAAATCGAGGGGAGGTTGGAGACCGGAGTCAGGGAGGAAGATGCGGATGGAGAGGGAGGTGAAAGGATCGATGTGGATGTCTTTGGTGGCAACGCCATCGGTGAAGGAAGGGTTGACGGGAGCGACGGATTCTTCGTCGGGGCGGGAAGTGACACCGAAGGGGCTGGCGTTGCTGGTGGAGGTGGCGTTCTCATCCAATGGCGTCTGGATTCGGGACTGTAGTCTGTGTTTTAGGAGAAATTTGAAGAAGACGCTGTAGAGCTTTACAGCGACGCTAGGCATTATTTCTCTATCTCCCTATCCTTTTCTCTCCTTTGGAATGCGTGCGATTGTGAGAAAGAAGGGAAAATGGGGAGTTTTATTAGGGGGATTGTTGTTATTGATGCATGTGATTgatgagagacagagagagagaaagagcgaGAGAGAGGGATTTTGAATCTGATTTTGTTTTTATAGGGTGAAAGAGAGCGCCTGGTTCAATTTCATGGCGTGTGGGAGTTGAAAGGGGAAATGAATGTTGAAACGGAAAATGAATCTTGATTTTGAATGGGATTAGTCCTCTTTACGACCTGAAGCCTCCACAAACACCTGTTTTCTGCCGCcagctccgtgggacccaccatactgAATATGTAAAATATACCGCATCCGTCTACGCAATTGATGAAAACGTCAGGAAGATCCGCAGATCGGGTGTGCTACAGTTCAGCGAGCAACGGGATGGGATGCCTGACGATAGGTTTATTATATCTGGGCCGACTATGGTGTGTGTATTTTATTAAACCCATAATCGGTTATAACTCGCCAGGACCCAGAAATGAAGATGAAAAAATCAGCATAATTTAAAACCCGATGGGTCACACCAaataaatttagaggttttagaaaTAATTTCATATGGTTTGGATTCGTGTCCGAATGATGTTTTTTATGCACGTAGTACCCTTAATGTATGGAGTAAGTTTTACATGTCGACTACGTGGGCCCCCCAGAGTTTGGGCTCTTTGTGAGCTAGTTGTCTAGACGATTCCctgtgtgggctccacagagcttggGCTTTTGCTAGTTGTCCAGACGATTCCGGTCATAGGTTAGACCATTATTTTCGTTCACCGCCATTGGAAAAACACCGGTGACGGACACTGGACGTAGTAATTGTACCGAACCCATATAATCCAAACCGATGAGCCAGCAATTCCAAAAATATGAGGCTTGTTTGGTCCATGGTGTTGGTCACTCGGCTAGAATAGATACAGCGGCTTGACCCAAACCGGTCAACTTTAATTCCAAGCATCAAAATAAACAAACATGTTCATATATGATCAGAATATAAGAAAATGAGTCACTTACTCAACTACTTGCAGAATTTAATAATGATAAGGTAATAATCAAAAGGTGGAGTTCTCGCTACGAAGATATATATTACTTTGTACcttctataaataaaaaaatactttCAAAATATCACCACAAATCAAATAGAAGGAAAAGCTCACTATTAGTTGCTATGAGCAACTAtaagaatgcatctcttgaaagaactgcttTATATAGATGAAGAATAAATCCATCTTATAAGAGTAGATTTGAATTACAATTGAAAATTATAATTAAGAATTATCgttattagattttttttattttttttattatttttaaacacatgcacacacccccacacactcacaccgtagtgggatttcaccacctatgggtactcgaacccttgacaaggtgttgaaactcctagagtctaccactgagacaagagcaaggacccacttATCGTTATTGGATTTTTGATACTCTTAAGATAAgctaagtgtcacgccccaaactcgaaaaacgggctcacaaaattttcaattgccgaatccggcgccgtctgccttcgtagtgccccattctccgATCCCGACACTCATATGacagattccgattctgggatcctacaaggaggattttcagtatcaatttttttttttgtaatggagcatgaccacaagcataaccaagtcacaaaacaatatcaccacatatccactttATCAAAAACTCTAAGTGCAATgcggaaaaggaaatacaaggtgatcaaaaactccaaaatgaactGATGTGTGCTCCGGCCTAAgcgttgctgcgatccaatgctacctgcacgcaacggtcatacataagcttacaaaagcttagagggtggtgtaagtgtgtgggcaaagcaagtgtcaagtgtataatatcaaagtaatgcggaaatatgcggtaagtctatgaatacaaCCAGCCATACCAacgctatgtgatgcaaggcataaatgctatcggtcataccaagaccatgcgatgcgaggcctatgtagccaaatgtcatatgcgagatgcaaagcaagcatatcagtcctcatcaagtacacatatcagtacagttcctctctgaatatcactggggtctaatacacctcacattgattgcctcctccctagctgcacagtcaagcaagtggaagagaccacactatccgcctgaccagtagtctgctaatacctacccggctcgtcgatagcagactcatttgcgagttggtcaaactcagcctaacttatagccccctcactcgggcggataaggccacacccccttccaaccgaccacgacacagtgggagacgcggcctactggtattcggcactcgagcgcttgTGTATCCCCTCGGTTTATATGTTAGAGCATCTTCTGGtgccaaaaaggttctgggattttcacccaaggacatcctaagtgcccacaatgctagaaccaatattttcagtatccgatacgaccatccacgatgtgtctgtggaggtcacgaccctgatgtcactaagacgtgcagtgatcaagtcacacatatgcgagatgcatgagtcatactgtaCAATCATGTAGtaatcttgcgcgtaccacgcgatcatgtggggtactccgtctcataaggagtcccataaatgtttcagcccaacggcttatgctatgatcaaacattcctcatatcaagcatatatatgatgcgtatgggcatgaatcatggagctatactgtGGTGAACCatcaataagtatgggcctaccaatgggccctagggagagttataatgcggacatttaaccaacattattcttacaacgtggacgtcaaaccaacattactcctaaggcatagcccgctataaaacaTCATTATAcacaccatggaggaatcacatattgcaataaacctatatacatctcattgggcctccaCCCATAGGCCTCATGTAAgctccgtatcctagaccgtaccgttccatagacttccgcggtcttcccaatcgaattccgacaaccttcgattCTTAACCAGTATTTACgcacgaccctgattctcatgccgtcaacccgagtcgactcaactcaaggcttgtaccatagcgaccgcgccatcgccgcggttccgatgccgcgactcgtgcgTGGAGGcaataccctggttgggagatgtgggccaacgttcaGTGCGaagaaaacgctgcgcgttgcaaaactcgagagaatttctacaacatgtcacctcaatccatcaatcaatcccatcaagggtcaagtacatgtcaagtacacatcacctttcacccattcccaagcaaccacaaaagtcaaaaagtttcttacaaacccatgtttttcttacaacatttacccccaaagtcaaaaagctcttacacacccatccctctctctctcccatccatcactccatcactccatcacccatctctcttttcaagtctctctctcattttcaaactctcccaagcaagagaaaacctTCATACATCCAA is drawn from Magnolia sinica isolate HGM2019 chromosome 5, MsV1, whole genome shotgun sequence and contains these coding sequences:
- the LOC131246238 gene encoding probable carboxylesterase 11, whose translation is MPSVAVKLYSVFFKFLLKHRLQSRIQTPLDENATSTSNASPFGVTSRPDEESVAPVNPSFTDGVATKDIHIDPFTSLSIRIFLPDSGLQPPLDFSRPSSRSPDLNHSPDISRRNSYDPSTASKPASRSDQYRRSSYGGGSPDSDIPNPKQDPAIYRGYSPSLSNHHQTCRKLPVILQFHGGGFVSGSNDSAANDFFCRRIAKLCDVIVLAVGYRLAPENRYPAAFEDGLKVLNWLGKQANLAECSKSLGNARGSSTDLRRSDVHRHIADRFGSSMVEPWLAAHGDPSRCVLLGVSCGANIADFVARKAVEAGKLLDPVKVVAQVLMYPFFIGSVPTHSEIKLANSYFYDKAMCMLAWKLFLPEDEFSLDHPAANPLLPGRQPPLKFMPPTLTVVAEHDWMRDRAIAYSEELRKVNVDAPVLEYKDAVHEFATLDMLLKSPQAQACAEDIAIWVKKYISIRGHEFSY